A single Spiroplasma floricola 23-6 DNA region contains:
- a CDS encoding glycoside hydrolase family 1 protein: protein MKFVKKDFLWGEATSATQVEGAYDENGKSLTISEMRPFNPNLDRKSVTELSAYTKQDYEKAIENKEGLHYPKRYGIDQYHRYKEDIALFKEAGMNIYRMSIAWSRIFPNGDEAQPNKQGLEFYRDVFKECKKSGMEVMLTIQHYDVPYPIAKNYGGWVNKKVIDLYIKFATVIMNEYKDLVKYWLPFNEINVAPLSPVTGLGIFREDFKSEEEFRNASYQGLHNQFYAQAKVIEIAKTISKDIKMGCMVANITTYYADCNPVNVMQNLQFQQMERYFYYDVMIKGKYPTYSKRYFEQHNIKFETTPEELEVIAKNPVEYITFSYYMTSTISKELIDSAGGNLLMGGKNPFLQATEWGWQIDPIGLRVTLNELWDRYEIPLFISENGIGVVEKLNEKNTVEDDYRIEYLSQHFEQINEAILDGIDVFGYTMWTPIDVVSLSTNEMSKRYGLIFVDYDDYHKGSGDRFKKKSFDWFKNFMKTKEL, encoded by the coding sequence ATGAAATTTGTAAAAAAAGATTTCTTGTGAGGGGAAGCAACATCAGCTACACAAGTAGAAGGTGCATATGATGAAAATGGTAAATCATTAACTATTTCAGAAATGAGACCTTTTAACCCAAATTTAGATCGTAAAAGTGTAACTGAATTGAGTGCTTATACTAAACAAGATTATGAAAAAGCAATTGAAAATAAGGAAGGATTACATTATCCAAAAAGATATGGTATTGATCAATACCACAGATATAAAGAAGATATAGCTTTATTCAAAGAAGCAGGAATGAATATTTATAGAATGTCAATTGCATGAAGTAGAATATTTCCAAATGGAGATGAAGCACAACCAAATAAGCAAGGATTAGAATTTTACAGAGATGTTTTTAAAGAATGTAAAAAATCAGGAATGGAAGTAATGTTAACTATTCAACACTATGATGTTCCTTATCCAATTGCTAAAAATTATGGAGGATGAGTTAACAAAAAAGTAATTGATTTATATATCAAATTTGCAACAGTAATTATGAACGAATATAAAGATTTAGTTAAATACTGATTGCCATTTAATGAAATTAATGTTGCACCATTATCTCCTGTTACAGGATTAGGAATTTTTAGAGAAGATTTTAAAAGTGAAGAAGAATTTAGAAATGCATCATATCAAGGATTGCACAATCAATTTTATGCTCAAGCTAAAGTTATTGAAATTGCAAAAACTATTTCAAAAGATATTAAAATGGGGTGCATGGTTGCAAATATTACAACTTACTATGCTGATTGTAATCCAGTTAATGTAATGCAAAATTTACAATTTCAACAAATGGAAAGATACTTCTATTATGATGTAATGATTAAAGGAAAATATCCAACTTATTCAAAAAGATATTTTGAACAACACAATATTAAGTTTGAAACTACACCAGAAGAGTTAGAAGTAATTGCCAAAAATCCAGTTGAATATATAACTTTCAGTTACTATATGACTTCAACTATTTCAAAAGAATTAATTGATTCAGCTGGAGGAAATCTGTTAATGGGAGGAAAAAATCCTTTCTTACAAGCAACTGAATGAGGATGACAAATTGATCCAATAGGATTGAGAGTTACTTTAAATGAACTTTGAGATAGATATGAAATACCTTTATTCATATCAGAAAATGGAATTGGTGTTGTTGAAAAGTTAAATGAGAAAAATACTGTTGAAGATGATTATAGAATAGAGTACTTATCACAACATTTTGAACAAATTAATGAAGCAATTCTTGATGGAATTGATGTATTTGGCTATACTATGTGAACTCCAATCGATGTTGTAAGCTTATCAACAAATGAAATGTCAAAACGTTATGGATTAATCTTTGTAGATTATGATGATTATCACAAAGGCAGTGGAGATAGATTTAAGAAAAAATCATTTGATTGATTTAAAAACTTTATGAAAACAAAAGAACTTTAG
- a CDS encoding glucose PTS transporter subunit IIA, translating to MEINLYAPVDCEVKSITKCSDEVFSQKMLGDGIVIVPDNGRFVLPFDKAKCKMTFDTKHAYGFKINNEIEVLIHCGIDTVKLNGKPFTQKVKLEQNLKLNDPIFEVDLEILKENNITSETPIVFDPTSAQDIKVINLKEGKYKKGELICKISYKPLVAQKKDTQLKEFKSKYQIASELFVNAVGGRKNFSRVYNCMTRLRFNINDKTKVDEAKIKTNELVKGINWTGDELQIIIGGGECYKVREEIEKEENYSGSTQEVKEKVKKSLGTIVVEGIAGIMVPIIPVLMAAGIFGALYAILLQSNAIVNPEAGFANADIFSVLMYILSKVSLNLIGVFFIYNTVKYLGGSTIVAILIGLILTSRFLFASVGVSSSDEWKFGELMSESNYGITGWFLFKIGNYPIVVKAYEGSVLPFILSGFICFYADKWIKTWMPSAIDIVFRSALVIILTIIPVMFIAGPILSLLEFLMAQFVTLIGQKLPWGLGVALFALMWQPLVLTGVHVAVAMTLMLPMISQSPVPSEMLPAVPIAVMGQLGACIGIAIFSKNGNLKQLALSSIPAGVFGITEPVIYGVNLPKIKPFLIGCVASFAGALLCGATGVVQNTVGPQGILALLSYDKTLDKVFLLLSFVIAIGVGILLTFIFYKERKNEYKYSVKISNKMKNILRKIKFENMTSFDQRAKKLSLDIKEQEQVIKDYEKYIQKLLKLEAKLARLNGAEEKHKTSLYKKAIKAQKNEKLDQEKIDIIVEKYNSYNLSEKINPINLEKDNLIKENELLVKKYQKTIKELETLSEKFVEEISKETDKVELLQYKNLYWNAINAVEVGYGFEEKKKIYFTKQEKQNLLTIN from the coding sequence GTGGAAATAAATTTATATGCTCCAGTTGATTGTGAAGTTAAAAGTATTACTAAATGTAGTGATGAAGTTTTCTCACAAAAAATGCTGGGTGATGGAATAGTTATTGTACCTGATAATGGCAGATTTGTATTACCATTTGATAAAGCCAAGTGCAAAATGACTTTTGATACTAAACACGCTTATGGTTTTAAAATTAACAATGAAATAGAAGTACTAATTCATTGTGGTATTGATACTGTTAAACTAAATGGAAAACCTTTTACTCAAAAAGTTAAGCTTGAGCAAAACTTAAAGTTAAATGATCCAATATTTGAAGTAGATTTAGAAATTTTAAAAGAGAATAACATAACAAGTGAAACACCAATAGTTTTTGATCCAACTAGTGCACAAGATATAAAAGTTATTAACTTAAAAGAAGGAAAATATAAAAAGGGTGAATTAATTTGTAAAATTAGTTATAAACCTCTTGTAGCACAAAAAAAAGACACTCAGTTAAAAGAGTTTAAATCCAAGTATCAAATAGCTAGTGAATTATTTGTAAATGCAGTTGGAGGAAGAAAAAATTTCTCAAGAGTTTATAATTGCATGACAAGACTTAGATTTAATATTAATGATAAAACTAAAGTAGATGAAGCAAAAATTAAAACTAATGAGCTTGTAAAAGGAATTAATTGAACAGGTGATGAATTACAAATTATTATCGGGGGGGGGGAATGTTACAAAGTTAGAGAAGAAATAGAAAAAGAAGAAAACTATTCAGGATCAACTCAAGAAGTAAAAGAGAAAGTTAAAAAATCTCTTGGCACTATTGTTGTTGAAGGCATTGCTGGAATAATGGTTCCAATTATTCCTGTATTGATGGCAGCTGGTATATTTGGAGCATTGTATGCAATATTGTTACAATCAAATGCAATTGTAAATCCTGAAGCTGGTTTTGCAAATGCTGATATTTTTTCAGTACTAATGTATATTTTATCTAAAGTATCTTTAAATTTAATTGGTGTGTTTTTTATTTATAACACTGTTAAATATTTAGGTGGAAGTACAATAGTTGCAATATTAATAGGTTTGATTCTAACATCAAGATTCTTGTTTGCAAGTGTTGGAGTCAGTTCTTCAGATGAATGAAAATTTGGAGAATTAATGTCAGAATCTAACTATGGTATTACAGGATGATTCTTATTTAAAATTGGAAATTATCCAATTGTTGTAAAAGCATATGAAGGAAGTGTCTTGCCATTTATTTTATCTGGTTTCATTTGTTTCTATGCAGATAAATGAATTAAAACTTGAATGCCTTCTGCAATTGATATTGTCTTTAGAAGTGCATTAGTTATAATTCTTACTATAATTCCAGTTATGTTTATTGCAGGACCAATCTTATCATTGTTAGAATTCTTAATGGCTCAATTTGTAACATTAATTGGACAAAAATTACCATGAGGACTTGGAGTAGCTCTATTTGCGTTAATGTGACAACCATTAGTTTTAACAGGAGTTCACGTTGCTGTTGCTATGACTTTAATGTTACCAATGATATCTCAAAGTCCTGTTCCATCAGAAATGTTACCTGCAGTGCCTATAGCTGTTATGGGACAACTTGGTGCATGTATTGGTATTGCAATTTTTTCAAAAAATGGAAACTTAAAGCAACTTGCATTAAGTAGTATTCCTGCAGGTGTATTTGGAATAACAGAACCAGTAATTTATGGAGTTAATTTACCAAAAATTAAACCTTTCTTAATTGGTTGTGTAGCATCATTTGCTGGAGCACTATTGTGTGGAGCAACAGGAGTTGTACAAAATACTGTTGGTCCACAAGGAATATTGGCGTTATTAAGTTATGATAAAACCTTAGATAAAGTTTTCTTGTTACTTTCATTTGTTATTGCAATTGGAGTTGGAATATTGTTAACATTTATATTCTATAAAGAAAGAAAAAATGAATATAAATACTCAGTTAAAATCTCAAATAAAATGAAAAATATTTTGAGAAAAATAAAATTTGAGAACATGACTTCATTTGATCAAAGAGCTAAAAAATTAAGCTTAGATATCAAAGAACAAGAACAAGTTATTAAAGATTATGAAAAGTATATTCAAAAACTTTTAAAATTAGAAGCTAAACTTGCAAGATTAAATGGTGCTGAAGAAAAACATAAAACATCACTTTATAAAAAAGCAATTAAAGCTCAAAAAAATGAAAAACTTGATCAAGAAAAAATAGATATAATTGTTGAAAAATATAATTCATATAATTTATCAGAAAAAATTAATCCTATAAATTTAGAAAAAGATAACTTAATTAAGGAAAATGAATTACTTGTTAAGAAATATCAAAAAACAATTAAAGAATTGGAAACTCTTTCAGAGAAATTTGTAGAAGAAATTTCAAAAGAAACAGATAAAGTTGAATTATTACAATATAAAAATTTATACTGAAATGCAATTAATGCAGTTGAAGTAGGCTATGGTTTTGAAGAAAAGAAAAAAATTTACTTTACAAAACAAGAAAAACAAAATTTATTAACTATTAACTAA
- a CDS encoding MurR/RpiR family transcriptional regulator, whose translation MTSVFEKLEIMSKDFEDTTFKIIAKKIIENTKNGKFYNQEELANQTFVSISTLTKFSKKLGFSSYREFIFVMKTEWSKYNWDRQKKVDTGEIFESIQTWINRNENFINNICEEIKNFNIINIYSSYQSYDCSKYFANLLIDYGKNVVLLNNEFRFKPRQTDEKSFNLIILTGRDNDTLIDNFSKSYNERDTNFLIATEKQADKLEFNFTNKILIDYSLDNSQVSTRVIALNVLFFTIFNKL comes from the coding sequence ATGACATCTGTATTTGAAAAGTTGGAGATAATGAGCAAAGATTTTGAAGATACCACTTTTAAAATAATAGCTAAAAAAATAATAGAGAATACTAAAAATGGAAAATTTTATAATCAAGAGGAATTAGCAAATCAAACTTTTGTATCAATTTCAACATTGACAAAGTTCTCAAAAAAACTAGGTTTTTCAAGTTATCGAGAATTTATTTTTGTTATGAAAACTGAATGATCAAAATATAACTGAGATAGACAAAAAAAAGTAGATACAGGAGAGATATTTGAATCTATTCAAACTTGAATAAATAGAAATGAAAATTTTATTAATAATATTTGTGAAGAAATTAAAAATTTTAATATAATAAATATTTATTCATCTTATCAATCTTATGATTGCTCAAAATATTTTGCAAACTTATTAATTGATTATGGAAAAAATGTAGTTCTTTTAAATAATGAATTTAGATTTAAACCGAGACAAACTGATGAAAAAAGTTTTAATTTAATTATTTTAACAGGAAGAGATAATGATACTTTAATTGATAATTTTTCAAAAAGTTACAATGAAAGAGATACAAATTTTTTAATAGCAACTGAAAAACAAGCTGATAAGTTAGAATTTAATTTTACCAATAAAATTTTAATAGATTATAGTTTAGACAATTCTCAAGTAAGCACTAGAGTAATTGCTTTAAATGTACTTTTTTTTACAATATTTAATAAACTTTAA
- a CDS encoding glycoside hydrolase family 1 protein, giving the protein MKFIKEDFLWGGATSAGQIEGAWNVGGKLPTLLELTPYNKEINRKEMLFSSKTKEQYLQALESNENNHYPKRFGIDFYNRYKEDIKLFKDAGMNIYRMSIAWSRIFPNGDEAQPNKEGLEFYKKVFEECKKNEMEIMVTIQHFDVPLSIMLNYGGWVNKKVIDLYLKYAQTVMNEYKDYVTYWLPFNEIDIAIWAPETGLGIFNSDYQGKKEELVQASYQGLHNQFVAQAKTIEMAKKISSKFKMGCMVANSTTYSIDCNPTNVMQNLKMQQFSRWFYYDVMVRGEYPTYSKRFFEENNIKLDVTFEELEVIKNNTVEYITFSYYMTGTISKDEIKKANANLHNVGVNPFLQATEWGWQIDPVGLRITLNELWDRYQVPLFISENGIGVVETLDKNQTVEDDYRIKYLEDHIEQINEAILDGVDVFGYTMWTPIDVVSASTCEMSKRYGLIFVDYDDYHNGSGNRYLKKSYHWFKNFMKNKEF; this is encoded by the coding sequence ATGAAATTTATTAAAGAAGATTTCTTGTGAGGAGGAGCAACAAGTGCTGGACAAATTGAAGGAGCATGAAATGTAGGGGGGAAATTACCAACCTTATTAGAGTTAACACCTTACAATAAAGAAATTAATAGAAAAGAAATGCTTTTTTCTTCAAAAACAAAAGAGCAATATTTACAAGCTCTTGAGAGTAATGAAAATAATCATTATCCAAAAAGATTTGGAATTGACTTTTATAATAGATATAAAGAAGATATAAAATTATTTAAAGATGCAGGAATGAACATTTATCGAATGTCAATTGCATGAAGTAGAATATTTCCAAATGGAGATGAAGCACAACCAAATAAAGAGGGTTTAGAATTTTATAAAAAAGTATTTGAAGAGTGTAAAAAAAATGAAATGGAAATAATGGTAACTATTCAACATTTTGATGTACCATTATCTATAATGTTAAACTATGGAGGATGAGTTAATAAAAAAGTGATTGATTTATATTTAAAATATGCACAAACTGTTATGAATGAATATAAAGATTATGTAACTTATTGACTTCCATTTAATGAAATTGATATTGCAATTTGAGCTCCAGAAACTGGACTTGGAATTTTTAATTCTGATTATCAAGGAAAAAAAGAAGAACTTGTTCAAGCAAGTTATCAAGGTTTACACAATCAATTTGTAGCTCAAGCAAAAACAATTGAAATGGCTAAAAAAATATCTTCTAAATTTAAAATGGGATGTATGGTTGCAAATTCAACTACCTATTCAATTGATTGTAATCCTACAAATGTTATGCAAAATTTAAAAATGCAACAATTCTCAAGATGATTTTATTATGATGTAATGGTAAGAGGAGAATATCCAACTTACTCAAAAAGATTTTTTGAAGAAAATAATATTAAGTTGGATGTAACTTTTGAAGAACTTGAAGTGATAAAAAATAATACAGTTGAGTATATAACTTTTAGTTATTATATGACAGGAACTATTTCAAAAGATGAAATTAAAAAAGCTAATGCTAATCTTCATAATGTTGGTGTAAATCCTTTCTTACAAGCAACTGAGTGAGGATGGCAAATTGATCCAGTTGGATTAAGAATTACTTTAAATGAATTATGAGATAGATATCAAGTACCATTATTCATATCAGAAAATGGAATTGGTGTTGTAGAAACTTTAGATAAAAATCAAACAGTAGAAGATGATTATAGAATTAAGTATTTAGAAGATCATATTGAGCAAATAAATGAAGCTATACTTGATGGAGTTGACGTATTTGGCTATACTATGTGAACACCAATTGATGTAGTTTCAGCTTCAACATGTGAAATGTCAAAACGCTATGGATTAATTTTTGTAGATTATGATGATTACCACAATGGTAGTGGAAATAGATATTTAAAAAAATCTTATCATTGATTTAAAAATTTTATGAAAAACAAAGAATTTTAA
- a CDS encoding glucose PTS transporter subunit IIA, which yields MEIKIFSPMDGEIKKIEECSDSMFAQKMMGDGFLIVPTSNELYSPFYKGNVAMIFDTKHAVFLESDNLKMLIHVGIDTVSLNGKPFKLNVEQNNKVDLNTKIMTIDFNQIAQKNLVTETPIVFEESNLSTFKIKKLNTGKVKKGDLVALIEYEIKKESQVKKEKIELIGFESKYLTSAKQFIKNVGGFSNFEEVYNCMTRLRFKIIDKEKVDVQKISNNELVKGTVWNGNELQVIIGGECYKVKDEISNIQAGVYDQETQETKIFIKPKFSKRFLAAITGIMTPQIPTLMAVALLAALQALLVSTNAIVDASQFENVADAGLFAATMYILSKIGFSLMGVLFCISTAKYFKGNIMMAALIGLTITSRMLFSGNIIPIEEAKFGNWTSSDLAGPGWLLFKIGSFPILVKGYEGSVLPFIAAAILMVYLDKWIKSWINPTVDIVFRPFMVYTIICVVTLFVFGPALGMVEFGLSQICILFEKIPLGLGVALFAMLWQIMVLTGVHVAVIMSIMIGTLFQNPVIPTSLDIATAIGSFGQVGAAIGLIVVTRNSQLKNYTIGCLTAGMLGISEPIIYGATLPKVRPFIGGCIGAGLGGLMLGLLNIKASIVSGLGVFSITAVTGFVNQLLFILCWLVAIGGGALFTILLYSEKWDEIKFSKKQFGKINSIISKILIANGLEQKEAKEKINLIEKQYIDELENSKLIFKNYYKYFILKTKYEAKLNLILAKEEKNKRILFAKAKKLLDNEKADQEKVNEAIIKSNDYNLSSQKAELNNKINEWNIENEKVIKEYDLTIAKLTQMYNDTLKELAKISNFENIMKFENNLYNGINSVKINFGVLDEKDFTFSKEDKKIVKELLTISN from the coding sequence ATGGAAATTAAAATATTTTCTCCTATGGATGGAGAAATTAAAAAAATTGAGGAATGTTCTGATTCAATGTTTGCTCAAAAAATGATGGGTGATGGTTTTTTAATTGTACCAACTTCTAATGAACTTTATTCACCATTTTATAAGGGAAATGTTGCAATGATTTTTGATACAAAGCATGCAGTTTTTTTAGAAAGTGATAATCTAAAAATGCTTATTCATGTTGGTATTGATACTGTTTCATTGAATGGGAAACCTTTTAAATTAAATGTAGAACAAAACAATAAAGTTGATTTGAATACTAAAATAATGACTATTGATTTCAATCAAATAGCTCAAAAAAATTTAGTAACTGAAACTCCAATAGTTTTTGAAGAATCAAATTTATCTACATTTAAAATAAAAAAATTAAATACAGGAAAAGTTAAAAAAGGTGATTTGGTTGCTTTAATTGAATATGAAATTAAAAAGGAAAGCCAAGTTAAAAAAGAAAAAATAGAGTTAATTGGTTTTGAATCTAAATATTTAACTTCTGCAAAACAATTTATAAAAAATGTTGGAGGCTTTTCAAACTTTGAAGAAGTTTATAATTGTATGACTAGATTACGATTTAAAATAATTGACAAAGAAAAAGTTGACGTACAAAAAATTTCTAATAATGAACTTGTTAAAGGAACAGTGTGAAATGGCAATGAATTACAAGTTATTATTGGGGGAGAGTGCTATAAAGTTAAAGATGAAATTTCAAATATTCAAGCTGGAGTTTATGATCAAGAAACTCAAGAGACAAAAATATTTATAAAACCAAAATTTTCAAAAAGATTTTTGGCAGCTATCACAGGAATAATGACTCCTCAAATTCCAACATTAATGGCTGTTGCATTATTGGCAGCATTACAAGCTTTGCTTGTTTCAACAAATGCAATTGTAGATGCATCTCAATTTGAAAATGTAGCGGACGCAGGATTGTTTGCAGCAACAATGTATATTTTAAGTAAAATTGGATTTAGTTTAATGGGAGTATTGTTTTGTATTTCTACAGCTAAATATTTTAAAGGTAACATAATGATGGCTGCTCTAATTGGTTTAACTATTACTTCAAGAATGTTATTTTCTGGAAACATTATACCAATTGAGGAAGCAAAGTTTGGAAATTGAACATCTTCAGATTTAGCAGGACCTGGATGATTACTATTTAAGATAGGAAGTTTTCCAATACTTGTTAAAGGATATGAAGGAAGTGTATTGCCATTTATAGCAGCTGCAATATTGATGGTATATTTAGATAAATGAATTAAGTCATGAATAAATCCAACAGTAGATATTGTTTTTAGACCATTTATGGTTTACACAATTATTTGTGTTGTTACATTATTTGTATTTGGACCAGCTTTAGGAATGGTTGAGTTTGGATTAAGTCAAATATGTATTTTATTTGAAAAAATTCCTTTAGGTTTAGGAGTGGCTTTATTTGCAATGTTGTGACAAATAATGGTTTTAACAGGAGTTCACGTTGCTGTTATTATGAGTATTATGATAGGAACACTTTTCCAAAATCCTGTTATACCAACTTCATTAGATATAGCAACAGCAATTGGATCATTTGGTCAAGTTGGAGCTGCAATAGGACTTATTGTTGTGACACGAAATTCACAGTTAAAAAATTATACAATTGGTTGTTTAACTGCAGGAATGTTAGGAATAAGCGAACCCATTATATATGGAGCAACTTTACCAAAAGTTAGACCTTTCATAGGAGGTTGTATTGGAGCTGGACTAGGTGGGCTAATGCTTGGTTTGTTAAACATTAAAGCTTCAATTGTTTCAGGATTAGGAGTGTTTTCAATTACAGCTGTAACTGGTTTTGTTAATCAATTATTATTTATATTGTGTTGACTAGTTGCAATTGGTGGGGGAGCATTGTTTACAATATTACTTTATTCTGAAAAATGAGATGAAATTAAATTTAGCAAAAAACAATTTGGTAAAATTAATTCAATTATCTCAAAGATATTAATAGCAAATGGACTTGAACAAAAAGAGGCAAAAGAAAAAATAAATTTAATAGAAAAACAATATATTGATGAATTGGAAAATTCAAAATTAATATTTAAAAATTATTATAAGTACTTTATTTTAAAAACAAAATATGAAGCAAAATTAAATCTGATACTTGCAAAAGAAGAAAAAAATAAAAGAATTCTTTTTGCAAAAGCAAAAAAACTTCTTGATAATGAAAAAGCAGATCAAGAAAAAGTAAACGAAGCAATTATAAAATCAAATGATTATAATTTAAGTAGTCAAAAAGCTGAATTAAATAATAAAATTAATGAATGAAATATTGAAAATGAAAAAGTTATAAAAGAATATGATTTAACAATTGCCAAACTAACACAAATGTATAATGATACTTTAAAAGAGTTAGCAAAAATATCAAACTTTGAAAATATAATGAAGTTTGAAAATAATTTATACAATGGTATAAATTCAGTAAAAATTAATTTTGGAGTTTTAGATGAAAAGGATTTTACCTTTTCTAAAGAAGATAAGAAAATAGTAAAAGAATTATTAACAATTAGTAATTAA
- a CDS encoding lipoprotein, translated as MKKLLSLLATTGLVATTSATVVACKSEVKKIELTKIIINKNLGELNQDGNTGKPSSETILNATFAKNKELIKSEVEVKNITNVKADIVVKTDSKKYIEKGSVEVNYIVKNDIKNKIDLSKIKGESLEISPLENSESSAKKAVIDQIKSKLSIDVVESTDISFENYKKPTLSEKGSIEVKSVKASTKVIGSATFILNYKEDRIDLSKIKGESLEISPLENSELSAKKAVIDQIKSKLSIDVVESTDISFENYKKPTLSEKGSIEVKSVKASTKVIGSATFILNYKEDRIDLSKIKGESLEISPLENSELSAKKAVIDQIKSKLSIDVVESTDISFENYKEPTSTEKGSIEVKSVKASTKVIGSATFILNYKETRKSIANISPKLDFNKSKIEIENIIKEEIIKIDKNVVLDKDYKISVKDKENKSKILSNTVKTAAGDVIEISAIETSKLIKDSKNVKIEQKNIEEVIDLKNKVFENKIFYVDSFSGDQAKVKKMIKDTFGLTEQDFKANYESKKDTNNEEYEIETIAGIGNYKGSISFEIRVKKGNI; from the coding sequence ATGAAAAAGTTATTAAGTTTATTAGCAACTACAGGTTTAGTTGCAACTACAAGTGCAACAGTTGTAGCATGTAAAAGTGAAGTAAAAAAAATTGAATTAACTAAAATAATAATCAATAAAAATTTAGGAGAATTAAATCAAGATGGAAATACGGGTAAACCGAGTTCAGAAACTATTTTAAATGCTACATTTGCTAAAAACAAAGAGTTAATAAAATCAGAAGTTGAAGTTAAAAATATTACTAATGTAAAAGCCGATATTGTTGTTAAAACAGATTCAAAAAAATATATTGAAAAAGGTTCAGTTGAAGTTAATTATATTGTTAAAAATGATATTAAAAATAAAATAGATTTATCAAAAATCAAAGGTGAGAGTTTAGAAATTTCACCTTTGGAAAATAGTGAATCAAGTGCTAAAAAAGCTGTTATTGATCAAATTAAATCTAAATTAAGTATTGATGTTGTTGAAAGTACTGATATTAGTTTTGAAAATTATAAAAAACCAACATTAAGTGAAAAAGGTTCAATTGAAGTTAAATCAGTTAAAGCATCAACAAAAGTAATTGGATCTGCTACATTTATATTAAACTATAAAGAAGATAGAATAGATTTATCAAAAATCAAAGGTGAGAGTTTAGAAATTTCACCTTTGGAAAATAGTGAATTAAGTGCTAAAAAAGCTGTTATTGATCAAATTAAATCTAAATTAAGTATTGATGTTGTTGAAAGTACTGATATTAGTTTTGAAAATTATAAAAAACCAACATTAAGTGAAAAAGGTTCGATTGAAGTTAAATCAGTTAAAGCATCAACAAAAGTAATTGGATCTGCTACATTTATATTAAACTATAAAGAAGATAGAATAGATTTATCAAAAATTAAAGGTGAGAGTTTAGAAATTTCACCTTTGGAAAATAGTGAATTAAGTGCTAAAAAAGCTGTTATTGATCAAATTAAATCTAAATTAAGTATTGATGTTGTTGAAAGTACTGATATTAGTTTTGAAAATTATAAAGAACCAACTTCAACTGAAAAAGGCTCAATTGAAGTTAAATCAGTTAAAGCATCAACAAAAGTAATTGGATCAGCTACTTTTATATTAAACTATAAAGAAACACGTAAAAGTATAGCAAATATTTCTCCTAAATTAGATTTTAATAAATCAAAAATAGAAATTGAAAATATAATAAAAGAAGAGATAATAAAAATTGATAAAAATGTAGTTTTAGATAAAGATTATAAAATTAGTGTTAAAGATAAAGAAAATAAATCAAAAATATTAAGCAATACTGTTAAAACTGCTGCAGGTGATGTAATTGAAATTAGTGCAATTGAAACTTCAAAATTAATTAAAGATTCTAAAAATGTAAAAATTGAGCAAAAAAATATTGAAGAGGTTATTGATTTAAAAAATAAAGTATTTGAAAATAAAATATTTTATGTAGATTCTTTTAGTGGAGATCAAGCAAAAGTAAAAAAAATGATTAAAGATACTTTTGGTTTAACTGAACAAGATTTTAAAGCAAACTATGAATCTAAAAAAGATACAAATAATGAAGAATATGAGATTGAAACAATTGCGGGAATAGGCAATTATAAAGGTTCTATAAGTTTTGAAATAAGAGTTAAAAAAGGTAATATTTAA